From Micromonospora echinospora, one genomic window encodes:
- a CDS encoding amidohydrolase: MTDTVFENARIHTLDPARPRAEAMLVRGERIVAIGERDACRDRAVGGARRVDLAGMTVLPGLIDSHIHSALYVRGLEQVDLRGTTSLDEALARITRHAASLPPDAWLFGGRWDSHKWARPVQPTRADLDRVCPDRPAVLPSIDGHTTWVNSAALRRLGIDADTPEPAGGQIVRDEHGEPTGILREAAGDAAYDLMRSSLSGDLVAQLRTHLPRLLAVGLTSIHDLDGQDCRAAYETLYARGELPLRVHKSIPSTALDEAIDRGWATGDGDRWLRTGPVKIFTDGALGSHTCLMTEPYEGEPDNHGIAVTPAEEFEQLVAKASGAGIAVAAHAIGDAANRMVLRAYARWQETACTDPASAGAVPRLRHRIEHTQHLRPADVPLLARLGVTASMQPTHCTSDIPLTSRMLAGRDLASYAWRSLLDTGATVAFGSDAPVEDPDPFHGIHAAVTRQQPDGTPPGGVDPHERLDLDAALHGFTAAGAYASYEEHLKGRLRPGMLADFIVLPVDPYQVAPADLRDLVVALTVVGGVVRWER; encoded by the coding sequence ATGACCGACACGGTTTTCGAGAATGCCCGCATCCACACGCTCGACCCGGCCCGTCCGCGCGCCGAGGCGATGCTGGTGCGCGGCGAGCGCATCGTCGCGATCGGGGAACGGGACGCGTGCCGGGACCGGGCCGTCGGTGGGGCCCGTCGGGTCGACCTGGCCGGGATGACCGTGCTCCCCGGGCTGATCGACAGCCACATCCACTCCGCGCTCTATGTGCGCGGCCTGGAACAGGTCGACCTGCGCGGCACCACCAGCCTCGACGAGGCGTTGGCCCGGATCACGCGGCACGCCGCGAGTCTGCCGCCCGACGCCTGGCTCTTCGGCGGTCGCTGGGACAGCCACAAGTGGGCCCGGCCGGTGCAGCCGACCCGGGCCGACCTGGACCGGGTCTGTCCCGACCGGCCCGCCGTGCTGCCCAGCATCGACGGGCACACCACCTGGGTCAACAGCGCCGCCCTGCGGCGGCTCGGCATCGACGCCGACACCCCCGAGCCGGCCGGCGGGCAGATCGTCCGGGACGAGCACGGCGAGCCGACCGGCATCCTGCGGGAGGCGGCCGGCGACGCGGCGTACGACCTGATGCGCTCCTCCCTCTCCGGGGACCTGGTCGCGCAGTTGCGCACCCACCTGCCCCGGCTGCTCGCCGTCGGCCTCACCAGCATCCACGACCTCGACGGGCAGGACTGCCGGGCCGCGTACGAGACCCTGTACGCCCGGGGCGAGCTGCCGTTGCGGGTGCACAAGTCGATCCCGTCGACCGCGTTGGACGAGGCGATCGACCGGGGCTGGGCGACCGGCGACGGGGACCGCTGGCTGCGTACCGGACCGGTCAAGATCTTCACCGACGGGGCGCTCGGCTCACACACCTGCCTGATGACCGAGCCGTACGAGGGCGAGCCGGACAACCACGGCATCGCGGTCACCCCGGCGGAGGAGTTCGAGCAGCTCGTGGCGAAGGCGTCCGGGGCCGGCATCGCCGTGGCGGCACACGCGATCGGCGACGCGGCGAACCGGATGGTGCTGCGCGCGTACGCCCGCTGGCAGGAGACGGCGTGCACCGATCCCGCCTCCGCCGGGGCGGTGCCCCGCCTGCGGCACCGGATCGAACACACCCAGCACCTGCGTCCGGCGGACGTGCCGCTGCTCGCCCGGCTGGGCGTGACCGCCTCGATGCAGCCGACCCACTGCACCAGCGACATTCCCCTGACCAGCCGGATGCTCGCCGGCCGGGATCTGGCCTCGTACGCCTGGCGCAGCCTGCTGGACACCGGCGCCACGGTGGCGTTCGGGTCGGACGCCCCGGTGGAGGACCCGGACCCGTTCCACGGCATCCACGCCGCGGTGACCCGGCAGCAGCCCGACGGCACCCCGCCCGGCGGGGTGGACCCGCACGAGCGGCTCGACCTCGACGCGGCGCTGCACGGCTTCACCGCCGCCGGCGCGTACGCCTCCTACGAGGAACACCTCAAGGGGCGGCTGCGGCCGGGGATGCTGGCCGACTTCATCGTGCTGCCGGTCGATCCGTACCAGGTCGCGCCAGCGGACCTGCGCGACCTGGTCGTGGCGCTCACCGTCGTCGGCGGCGTGGTCCGCTGGGAGCGCTGA
- a CDS encoding aminotransferase class I/II-fold pyridoxal phosphate-dependent enzyme, with translation MTTELHQRDDGELIEIILDAARRGDVETMAKTAIEVSEMTRNWATHVPWDDFADLDASGADGELARIVEDLTEMWEPAHLRNPVDPDEEYALDKNAYDFYRPAGRNLLARTEDFYGWVEARRRTETWQYSRVLEAAPDSIAQITNDLGKQTRGINFNSQDYLSFNTHPGIREAAARAMRDYGPHSAGSPMVLGNTHISNELEAALGDLVQLDHVTLFPTGWAAGFGAVVGLVRQSDHILIDRLAHSCLQQGARAATRNVVRYEHLNVEAVRQHLIEIRATDTRNGILVVTDGLFSVDADWPDLVTLQRVCREYDATLLVDVAHDLGSMGPGGTGVLGLQNLLGEIDIVMGAFSKTFCSNGGFVASNSPALKQYIKMFGGSHFFSNALSPVQTAVVLEATRIIRSAEGDALRAQLFTAIDALRDGLTTRGLTCMGEPSPIVPLLIGNEKLARIANRLLFDRGVLAFMVEFPVTPTGSSRFRLQVQAGHRPEEAREAARIIEGAIADARGYLSSAFGSAPR, from the coding sequence ATGACCACCGAGCTGCACCAGCGTGACGACGGCGAGCTGATCGAGATCATCCTCGACGCGGCCCGTCGGGGCGACGTCGAGACCATGGCGAAGACCGCCATCGAGGTCTCCGAGATGACCCGCAACTGGGCCACCCACGTCCCCTGGGACGACTTCGCCGACCTCGACGCGTCCGGGGCCGACGGCGAACTCGCCCGGATCGTCGAGGACCTCACCGAGATGTGGGAGCCGGCCCACCTGCGCAACCCCGTCGACCCCGACGAGGAGTACGCGCTGGACAAGAACGCCTACGACTTCTACCGGCCCGCCGGCCGGAACCTGCTGGCCCGCACGGAGGACTTCTACGGCTGGGTGGAGGCCCGCCGCCGGACCGAGACCTGGCAGTACTCCCGGGTGCTGGAGGCCGCCCCGGACAGCATCGCCCAGATCACCAACGACCTCGGCAAGCAGACCCGGGGCATCAACTTCAACTCGCAGGACTACCTGTCGTTCAACACCCACCCCGGCATCCGCGAGGCGGCGGCCCGGGCGATGCGCGACTACGGCCCGCACAGCGCCGGCTCCCCGATGGTGCTCGGCAACACCCACATCTCCAACGAGCTGGAAGCCGCCCTCGGCGACCTGGTGCAGCTCGACCACGTGACGCTCTTCCCCACCGGGTGGGCGGCCGGCTTCGGCGCGGTGGTCGGGCTGGTCCGGCAGTCCGACCACATCCTGATCGACCGGCTGGCGCACTCCTGCCTGCAACAGGGCGCGCGGGCCGCGACCCGCAACGTGGTGCGCTACGAGCACCTCAACGTCGAGGCGGTCCGCCAGCACCTGATCGAGATCCGGGCCACCGACACCCGCAACGGCATCCTCGTGGTGACCGACGGTCTCTTCTCGGTGGACGCCGACTGGCCCGACCTGGTCACCCTTCAGCGGGTCTGCCGGGAGTACGACGCCACCCTGCTGGTCGACGTCGCCCACGACCTCGGCTCGATGGGGCCGGGCGGCACGGGCGTGCTGGGCCTCCAGAACCTGCTCGGCGAGATCGACATCGTGATGGGCGCGTTCTCGAAGACGTTCTGCTCCAACGGCGGCTTCGTGGCCTCCAACTCCCCGGCGCTCAAGCAGTACATCAAGATGTTCGGCGGCTCGCACTTCTTCTCGAACGCGCTCTCGCCGGTGCAGACCGCGGTGGTGCTGGAGGCCACCCGGATCATCCGGTCGGCCGAGGGGGACGCGCTGCGCGCGCAGCTCTTCACCGCGATCGACGCCCTGCGCGACGGCCTCACCACGCGGGGCCTGACCTGCATGGGTGAGCCGTCCCCGATCGTGCCGCTGCTGATCGGCAACGAGAAGCTCGCCCGGATCGCGAACCGGCTTCTCTTCGACCGGGGGGTGCTCGCGTTCATGGTGGAGTTCCCGGTGACCCCGACCGGGTCGTCCCGGTTCCGGCTCCAGGTGCAGGCCGGGCACCGGCCCGAGGAGGCCCGCGAGGCGGCCCGGATCATCGAGGGCGCCATCGCCGACGCCCGGGGGTACCTGTCCAGCGCGTTCGGCAGCGCCCCCCGCTAG
- a CDS encoding NAD(P)/FAD-dependent oxidoreductase yields the protein MYDAIVVGARCAGASTALLLAQRGHRVLVVDRSSFPSDVISTHFLWPHGMSYLNRWGVLDQVTAVTPTFTSVDVVNDGIRLTGSVPPELLREYFRDLHGDDSGVVQSYASVRRRVLDQILVEAAAKAGAEVRTGFSVRELITEDGRVVGIRGRSVDGQTVEERAKIVVGADGRNSFVARTLGLPKFDERPRCTFAYWSYFSGFDPGHAQLHRRGRLAAAAVPTNFEQNMVLVWGPSDWSREFRADVPGNFQRALDFVSPELGELVRSQGTREERFYGTLDQSGFLRPLHGPGWVLVGDAESAKDQCTAIGITHAFRDAELVTAALDRWLTGETSIEEAMAAFEGRRRSQNAAAYHDYVCTLAEMRPYRHDELQLFVALRGNQQETDRFIATHADVAPVSEFFQASNLFLLNDAAKESSADHAVFEDFAETSRMYQQNLFA from the coding sequence ATGTACGACGCGATAGTCGTCGGTGCGCGCTGTGCGGGCGCCTCCACCGCCCTGTTGCTCGCCCAGCGCGGGCACCGGGTGCTCGTGGTGGACCGGTCGTCGTTCCCCAGCGACGTCATCTCGACGCACTTCCTCTGGCCGCACGGAATGTCCTACCTGAACCGGTGGGGCGTGCTGGACCAGGTCACCGCGGTCACCCCCACGTTCACCTCCGTCGACGTGGTCAACGACGGAATCCGGCTGACCGGCTCGGTGCCGCCGGAGCTGCTGCGGGAGTACTTCCGGGACCTGCACGGTGACGACTCCGGCGTGGTGCAGAGCTACGCCTCGGTGCGCCGCCGGGTGCTCGACCAGATCCTCGTCGAGGCCGCGGCCAAGGCCGGCGCGGAGGTGCGCACCGGTTTCTCGGTCCGGGAGCTGATCACCGAGGACGGCCGGGTGGTCGGCATCCGGGGCCGGTCCGTCGACGGGCAGACGGTCGAGGAACGCGCGAAGATCGTGGTCGGCGCCGACGGCCGGAACTCGTTCGTCGCCCGTACCCTCGGCCTGCCGAAGTTCGACGAGCGGCCCCGGTGCACCTTCGCCTACTGGAGCTACTTCTCCGGCTTCGACCCCGGCCACGCGCAGCTGCACCGGCGTGGCCGGCTCGCCGCCGCCGCGGTGCCCACCAACTTCGAGCAGAACATGGTCCTGGTCTGGGGGCCGAGTGACTGGTCCCGGGAGTTCCGGGCCGATGTGCCGGGCAACTTCCAGCGGGCGCTGGACTTCGTCAGCCCCGAACTCGGGGAGCTGGTCCGCAGTCAGGGCACCCGCGAGGAGCGCTTCTACGGCACCCTGGACCAGTCCGGCTTCCTCCGCCCCCTGCACGGGCCCGGCTGGGTGCTCGTCGGCGACGCCGAGTCGGCCAAGGACCAGTGCACGGCGATCGGCATCACGCACGCCTTCCGGGACGCGGAACTGGTCACCGCCGCGCTCGACCGGTGGCTGACCGGCGAGACGTCGATCGAGGAGGCGATGGCCGCGTTCGAGGGCCGTCGGCGCAGCCAGAACGCCGCCGCATATCACGACTACGTCTGCACGCTCGCCGAGATGCGCCCGTACCGGCACGACGAGCTGCAACTCTTCGTCGCCCTGCGCGGCAACCAGCAGGAGACCGACCGGTTCATCGCCACCCACGCCGACGTCGCCCCGGTGTCGGAGTTCTTCCAGGCGTCCAACCTGTTCCTGCTCAACGACGCCGCGAAGGAGTCCTCCGCCGACCACGCGGTCTTCGAGGACTTCGCCGAGACGTCCCGCATGTACCAGCAGAACCTCTTCGCCTGA
- the yidD gene encoding membrane protein insertion efficiency factor YidD → MFRRIREQARENYRQQQKINRSRNPDGCCDCCDLGLFSTMLLLGSALASRTGAPGLDRAGVAAIRGYRRWLSPYWPGRCRFSPTCGAYGLTAVERHGLAVGGRMAAGRVRRCRPSVPRGTHDPVR, encoded by the coding sequence ATGTTCAGGCGCATCCGGGAGCAGGCCCGGGAGAACTACAGGCAGCAGCAAAAGATCAACAGGTCCCGGAACCCGGACGGCTGCTGCGACTGTTGCGACCTCGGGCTCTTCTCCACGATGCTGCTGCTCGGCTCGGCCCTGGCGAGCCGGACCGGGGCGCCGGGGCTGGACCGGGCGGGAGTGGCGGCGATCCGCGGTTATCGGCGCTGGCTGTCGCCGTACTGGCCCGGCCGGTGCCGGTTCAGCCCGACCTGCGGGGCGTACGGCCTGACCGCGGTGGAGCGGCACGGACTGGCGGTGGGCGGGCGGATGGCCGCCGGACGCGTGCGGCGCTGCCGCCCCTCGGTGCCACGCGGCACCCACGACCCGGTGCGCTGA
- a CDS encoding YccF domain-containing protein, which translates to MIRFLLNLLWLVFGSGIVLGIGYGIAALVCFALVVTIPFGVASLRLAAYSLWPFGRTLVEKPDAGLPSGIGNVVWLLVAGWWLALAHVVAGVAQCVTIVGIPFGVANFKLVPAALWPLGRQVVDTP; encoded by the coding sequence GTGATTCGATTTCTGTTGAACCTGCTCTGGCTCGTCTTCGGCAGCGGAATCGTGCTGGGAATCGGCTACGGAATCGCGGCGCTGGTCTGCTTCGCACTCGTCGTGACGATCCCGTTCGGGGTGGCCTCGCTGCGGTTGGCCGCGTACTCGCTCTGGCCGTTCGGGCGCACCCTGGTCGAGAAGCCCGACGCCGGTCTGCCCTCCGGCATCGGGAACGTCGTCTGGCTGCTGGTCGCCGGCTGGTGGCTCGCCCTGGCGCACGTCGTCGCCGGGGTGGCCCAGTGCGTCACCATCGTCGGCATCCCGTTCGGCGTGGCGAACTTCAAGCTCGTCCCGGCCGCCCTCTGGCCGCTCGGGCGGCAGGTGGTCGACACCCCCTGA
- the mnhG gene encoding monovalent cation/H(+) antiporter subunit G, which produces MSLDAVLDAIAAVCLIAGALLSLAAGVALVRFPDLLSRMHAAAKPQVLGLLLVLLGCALRLRTGVDITTLVLVGVFQLASAPVAAHMVGRAAYPHDQIRTDLLITDELAAHLDRISERS; this is translated from the coding sequence GTGAGCCTCGACGCCGTCCTCGACGCCATCGCTGCGGTCTGCCTGATCGCCGGGGCGCTGCTCAGTCTCGCCGCCGGGGTGGCCCTGGTCCGCTTCCCCGACCTGCTCTCCCGGATGCACGCCGCCGCCAAGCCCCAGGTCCTCGGCCTGCTGCTGGTCCTGCTCGGCTGCGCGTTGCGACTGCGTACCGGGGTGGACATCACCACCCTCGTCCTGGTCGGGGTGTTCCAACTGGCCAGCGCGCCGGTGGCCGCGCACATGGTGGGGCGGGCCGCGTACCCGCACGACCAGATCCGGACCGACCTGTTGATCACCGACGAACTCGCCGCGCACCTGGACCGGATCAGCGAACGCTCCTGA
- a CDS encoding monovalent cation/H+ antiporter complex subunit F, with the protein MTAVAVTVTVLLALAGALTLTRIIRGPSILDRAVATDVLLAVVVAAIATEAAYSRDATALPVLVVLAILGFVSSVSVARFAARKSPK; encoded by the coding sequence ATGACCGCCGTAGCCGTGACCGTCACCGTCCTGCTCGCCCTGGCCGGCGCGCTGACCCTGACCCGGATCATCCGGGGACCGTCCATCCTCGACCGGGCCGTCGCCACCGACGTGCTACTGGCCGTCGTCGTCGCCGCCATCGCCACCGAGGCGGCGTACAGTCGGGACGCCACCGCGCTGCCCGTGCTGGTGGTGCTCGCCATCCTCGGCTTCGTCAGCTCGGTCAGTGTCGCCCGCTTCGCCGCGCGGAAGAGCCCGAAGTGA
- a CDS encoding Na+/H+ antiporter subunit E gives MTPGQPIEPTNPPLTRRDRRRNLVIAVTGLVAVWVLLWGTFTWANLISGLLVAAVLLAVFPLPPVTFAGRLHPLGLLRFGLRFLYDLVVASAQIAWLAVRFGHEPRSAIIAVPLRVNTDLNLTLTAEALSLVPGSLILEVDRATGTLYIHVLGVRTIEEVEQFRREVLELEERIIAAVGSEDEQRLMIEATHTGTSPPADL, from the coding sequence ATGACGCCGGGCCAGCCGATCGAGCCGACGAACCCGCCACTGACCCGCCGCGACCGGCGGCGCAACCTGGTGATCGCGGTGACCGGCCTGGTCGCCGTCTGGGTGCTGCTCTGGGGCACCTTCACCTGGGCCAACCTGATCAGCGGGCTGCTCGTCGCCGCCGTGCTGCTGGCCGTGTTCCCGCTGCCACCGGTGACCTTCGCCGGGCGGCTGCACCCGCTGGGGCTGCTCCGCTTCGGGCTCCGCTTCCTCTACGACCTGGTGGTGGCCAGCGCCCAGATCGCCTGGCTGGCCGTCCGGTTCGGGCACGAACCGCGCAGCGCGATCATCGCCGTGCCGCTGCGGGTCAACACCGACCTGAACCTCACCCTCACCGCCGAGGCCCTGTCGCTGGTGCCGGGCAGCCTCATCCTGGAGGTCGACCGGGCCACCGGCACCCTCTACATCCACGTGCTCGGCGTCCGCACCATCGAGGAGGTCGAGCAGTTCCGGCGCGAGGTCCTGGAGCTGGAGGAGCGGATCATCGCCGCCGTCGGCTCCGAGGACGAACAGCGCCTCATGATCGAAGCCACCCACACCGGCACGTCACCGCCGGCCGACCTGTAA
- a CDS encoding Na+/H+ antiporter subunit D: protein MNHLVPMPVVMPLLGAALTLMLAGRPRAQRWVSLTVLTATVVVSALLLIRSTVDGPLVVEVGGWVAPLGIVLVADQLAALMLVVSASVTLCVLVYSIGQGMADGDEETPLSVYHPTYLVLTAGVCNAFLSGDLFNLYVGFEILLVASYVLLTLGSTETRIRAGTTYVVVSLLSSMIFLVAIGLVYSATGTLNLAQLVERLDALPDDLRLVLQGMLLLAFGIKAAVFPLSAWLPDSYPTAPAPVTAVFAGLLTKVGVYATIRTETLLFPGGRTADLLLWVAGLTMLVGILGAVAQSDIKRLLSFTLISHIGYMLFGVGLTTSLGLAAAIFYVVHHITIQTTLFLAAGLVERRGGSTALDRLGGLARLSPLLAVLFFVPALNLAGIPPFSGFLGKLGLVQAGVDDGGPLAWGLVAAGLVTSLLTLYAIARVWNLAFWRAPHADMPTATGRDDADQPYEDPAAGQPGVMLPKLMIGSTAALVVFGLALTVVAGPLFDISTDAADDLLQRTPYVEAVYPEGTP from the coding sequence ATGAACCACCTCGTCCCGATGCCGGTGGTGATGCCGCTGCTCGGCGCGGCGCTCACCCTCATGCTGGCCGGCCGGCCCCGTGCCCAGCGCTGGGTCAGCCTCACCGTGCTCACCGCCACCGTGGTGGTCTCGGCGCTGCTGCTGATCCGTTCCACCGTCGACGGCCCGCTCGTCGTCGAGGTGGGCGGCTGGGTGGCGCCGCTCGGCATCGTGCTGGTCGCCGACCAGCTCGCCGCGCTGATGCTCGTCGTCTCCGCCTCGGTCACCCTCTGCGTGCTGGTGTACTCCATCGGGCAGGGTATGGCCGACGGCGACGAGGAGACGCCGCTGTCGGTCTACCACCCCACGTACCTGGTGCTCACCGCCGGCGTGTGCAACGCGTTCCTCTCCGGTGACCTGTTCAACCTCTACGTCGGGTTCGAGATCCTGCTGGTCGCCAGCTACGTGCTGCTGACCCTGGGCAGCACCGAGACCCGGATCCGGGCCGGCACCACGTACGTCGTGGTCAGCCTCCTGTCGTCGATGATCTTCCTGGTGGCGATCGGGCTGGTCTACTCGGCGACCGGCACGCTCAACCTCGCCCAGCTGGTGGAACGGCTCGACGCCCTCCCCGACGACCTGCGCCTGGTCCTCCAGGGCATGCTGCTGCTCGCCTTCGGCATCAAGGCCGCCGTCTTCCCGCTGTCGGCGTGGCTGCCGGACAGCTACCCGACCGCGCCCGCCCCGGTCACCGCGGTCTTCGCCGGCCTGCTCACCAAGGTCGGCGTGTACGCCACCATCCGTACCGAAACACTGCTCTTCCCCGGTGGCCGGACCGCCGACCTGCTGCTCTGGGTGGCCGGACTGACCATGCTGGTCGGCATCCTCGGCGCGGTCGCCCAGTCCGACATCAAACGACTGCTCTCCTTCACGTTGATCAGCCATATCGGCTACATGCTGTTCGGGGTGGGGTTGACCACCTCGCTCGGCCTGGCCGCCGCGATCTTCTACGTGGTGCACCACATCACCATCCAGACGACCCTGTTCCTCGCCGCCGGCCTGGTCGAGCGGCGGGGCGGCAGCACGGCCCTGGACCGGCTCGGCGGGCTGGCCCGGCTCTCCCCGCTGCTCGCGGTGCTTTTCTTCGTACCCGCGCTCAACCTCGCCGGCATCCCGCCCTTCTCCGGCTTCCTCGGCAAGCTCGGCCTCGTGCAGGCCGGGGTCGACGACGGTGGGCCGCTGGCCTGGGGGTTGGTCGCCGCCGGTCTGGTCACCAGCCTGCTCACCCTCTACGCGATCGCCCGGGTGTGGAACCTGGCCTTCTGGCGGGCACCGCACGCGGACATGCCGACGGCGACCGGCCGTGACGACGCGGACCAACCGTACGAGGACCCGGCCGCCGGGCAGCCGGGCGTGATGCTGCCCAAGCTGATGATCGGGTCGACCGCCGCCCTGGTGGTGTTCGGGCTGGCCCTGACCGTGGTCGCCGGGCCGCTCTTCGACATCAGCACCGACGCCGCCGACGACCTGCTGCAACGTACGCCGTACGTGGAGGCCGTCTACCCGGAGGGGACGCCGTGA
- a CDS encoding Na(+)/H(+) antiporter subunit C produces the protein MTPNLTYVLVVGVLFAAGVTLLLERSLTRVLMGVILLGNGANLLLLTGGRAGGPPIVGTTPEEEMSDPLPQAMVLTAIVITLGMTAFLLALSYRSWHLNGHDEVQDDVEDRRIMDLAERDEGPGTADEQTAGEPGEDDDPVPAPSGADAGRAG, from the coding sequence GTGACCCCGAACCTCACCTACGTGCTCGTGGTCGGCGTGCTCTTCGCCGCCGGGGTGACCCTGCTGCTGGAGCGCAGTCTCACCCGGGTGCTGATGGGCGTCATCCTGCTCGGCAACGGCGCCAACCTGCTCCTGCTCACCGGGGGCCGGGCCGGCGGGCCGCCGATCGTCGGCACCACTCCCGAGGAGGAGATGAGTGATCCGCTGCCCCAGGCGATGGTGCTCACCGCCATCGTCATCACCCTCGGCATGACCGCGTTCCTGCTCGCGCTCTCCTACCGGAGCTGGCACCTCAACGGCCACGACGAGGTGCAGGACGACGTGGAGGACCGCCGAATCATGGACCTGGCCGAACGGGACGAGGGGCCGGGCACCGCCGACGAGCAGACCGCCGGTGAACCGGGCGAGGACGACGATCCGGTGCCCGCCCCCTCCGGCGCGGACGCGGGGAGGGCCGGATGA